The Mesobacillus jeotgali genome window below encodes:
- a CDS encoding cytochrome ubiquinol oxidase subunit I, translating into MDDILIARSLFGTTMGFHIINATIGVGLPLMILAAELLYQKTNDTDYAVMAKRWTKAFAVTLGVGIPTGTIAGVQLSLLWPGFMEVVGRVMALPFQIEIYAFFIEALFMSIYVYAADRISPWMRIASLTLVAIGALASAVLITNVHAFQGTPRGFRVENGELVDIDPWAAFFNPSFAVTAGHVVVTAYMTGAFIIATVAAYKMLKSDFGSRVYKFHQKALMASLIIGGIFSILTAVNGHSAAQYLHEYQPEKLAGAEGLFETQKYAPLAIGGFTDRETESVKWGIEIPWALSFLAGNSFDTEVKGLNDFPEEHWPPLFIHTLFNAMVGVGMLLITLSLIAFVWNKILKKEKFPKFLMWLFVATGPLAMLGIEFGWVFACTGRQPWVIYHVLSTEDAATTASNLGILFILFAGVYVLLGVMEIIVLRYFFRKNTVLDDLNRAQQKEIPLYGSNS; encoded by the coding sequence ATGGATGATATTTTGATTGCCCGCTCTCTATTTGGCACGACAATGGGTTTCCATATTATCAATGCCACCATCGGGGTTGGATTGCCATTGATGATTCTGGCCGCAGAACTTCTCTACCAGAAAACCAATGATACTGATTATGCCGTTATGGCTAAAAGATGGACAAAAGCATTTGCCGTGACATTAGGTGTCGGCATCCCAACCGGAACGATTGCAGGAGTCCAGCTCTCCCTTCTATGGCCTGGATTTATGGAGGTTGTCGGCAGAGTAATGGCTCTGCCATTCCAGATTGAGATTTATGCCTTTTTTATTGAGGCTCTATTCATGTCCATCTATGTTTACGCAGCCGACAGGATTTCACCTTGGATGAGGATCGCCAGCCTTACCCTTGTGGCAATCGGAGCTCTTGCTTCTGCCGTTTTAATCACCAATGTTCACGCATTCCAGGGTACACCTAGAGGGTTCCGCGTTGAAAACGGTGAACTGGTGGACATCGATCCATGGGCTGCCTTCTTTAACCCTAGCTTTGCTGTAACTGCAGGACATGTTGTTGTCACAGCCTATATGACCGGCGCATTCATCATCGCCACTGTGGCTGCCTATAAAATGTTGAAAAGTGATTTTGGCTCAAGAGTATATAAATTCCACCAGAAGGCCCTTATGGCGAGTTTGATCATCGGCGGCATTTTCTCCATCCTGACAGCAGTGAATGGCCATTCGGCCGCCCAATACCTCCATGAATACCAGCCTGAAAAATTGGCAGGTGCTGAGGGACTTTTTGAGACACAGAAATATGCCCCACTGGCTATTGGCGGTTTTACCGACCGGGAAACAGAATCAGTCAAATGGGGAATCGAGATTCCCTGGGCGTTAAGCTTCCTTGCGGGCAATTCATTTGATACCGAAGTAAAAGGACTGAACGATTTTCCCGAAGAACATTGGCCGCCGCTGTTTATCCATACATTATTCAATGCAATGGTCGGTGTCGGGATGTTGTTGATTACACTCTCCCTGATTGCCTTTGTCTGGAATAAAATTTTGAAGAAAGAAAAATTCCCGAAATTCCTGATGTGGCTTTTCGTAGCTACAGGACCGCTAGCCATGCTGGGAATAGAATTTGGCTGGGTTTTTGCCTGTACCGGCAGGCAGCCTTGGGTGATTTATCATGTCCTTTCAACGGAGGACGCAGCAACAACCGCCTCTAACCTGGGGATATTATTTATCCTGTTTGCTGGGGTTTACGTCTTACTTGGTGTTATGGAAATCATCGTTCTTCGTTACTTCTTCCGGAAAAATACGGTTTTAGATGATTTAAACAGGGCACAGCAAAAAGAAATCCCTTTGTATGGTTCCAATTCATAA
- a CDS encoding DUF1540 domain-containing protein has translation MAKDVLCEVNNCQYWKDGNLCSADKIYVVSHAGEQADNSRETDCKTFEALS, from the coding sequence ATGGCAAAAGATGTATTATGCGAAGTCAATAACTGTCAGTACTGGAAAGATGGAAATCTCTGCAGCGCTGACAAGATCTATGTCGTCAGCCATGCCGGTGAGCAAGCTGACAATAGCCGCGAAACTGACTGCAAAACGTTTGAAGCGTTGAGTTAA
- a CDS encoding type II CAAX endopeptidase family protein, whose product MKRLLLLLGPAFMIFIGLQVLESVIIAFLLFYSWLLAVPLLAGGVHWERFKATSRTVLLGFGSGLLFFLFVYGGLHWLHIYMIDIDQLRVLLWEWGFSAQGEIGLVLILLVINPILEEVYWRGFIYEKLRIERTAKYAILMTAAFYTLYHLLSVIPIFNGFYGMVAVIPVFIAGLIWGYMREETGSITGTIIGHVLSDMGIIFVYWFLIR is encoded by the coding sequence ATGAAGAGACTATTACTTTTGCTTGGGCCAGCGTTCATGATTTTCATCGGGCTGCAAGTGCTGGAGAGTGTCATTATTGCGTTTTTGCTTTTCTATAGCTGGCTTCTAGCAGTGCCTTTGCTTGCTGGCGGAGTTCACTGGGAAAGGTTCAAAGCAACAAGCAGGACTGTTTTGCTGGGTTTCGGGAGTGGGCTGCTTTTTTTCCTGTTCGTTTATGGAGGGTTGCACTGGCTGCATATCTATATGATCGATATCGATCAGCTTCGTGTTTTGCTATGGGAGTGGGGTTTTTCTGCTCAAGGTGAGATTGGGCTTGTACTGATCCTGTTGGTGATTAATCCAATTTTAGAAGAAGTGTATTGGAGAGGGTTTATCTATGAAAAACTGAGAATAGAAAGAACAGCTAAGTATGCGATTTTGATGACAGCAGCTTTTTATACACTCTACCATTTGCTCTCCGTGATTCCAATTTTCAATGGCTTTTACGGCATGGTTGCTGTTATACCAGTCTTCATTGCAGGTTTAATTTGGGGCTATATGAGAGAGGAAACGGGTTCCATCACAGGCACAATAATAGGTCATGTATTGAGTGATATGGGAATCATCTTTGTGTATTGGTTTCTGATAAGGTAA
- a CDS encoding alpha/beta hydrolase has product MPYAKIDDSLSLYYLIKGDGLPVVFIHPFVMGHNVFKYQETLSDRYKTIFFDLPGHGRSSKGNKTLSIEGLADNLKKLLDEIGIHKAVLCGYSHGGLVAQEFALKYPEQSEALILSGGFSKIDTLIPKLVIKLVQLMVKFGQVSLAAKWQAKFHKCDHDDEKEIFGLARQSDAQRTYEYIKSGLHYDSTSKLHKLEMPILLIYGSLEKPMHRYSIPFQKKAPQTQVVYIKHGTHQLPPRSHQEFNAIFDAFLKSLNDNKENQAGLG; this is encoded by the coding sequence ATGCCATATGCCAAAATCGATGACTCTCTCTCGCTTTATTATCTAATAAAAGGTGACGGGCTGCCTGTTGTGTTCATTCATCCTTTTGTGATGGGGCACAATGTTTTTAAGTATCAGGAAACACTGTCCGATCGTTATAAGACCATCTTTTTCGACCTTCCCGGGCATGGGCGAAGTTCGAAGGGAAACAAAACTTTAAGCATAGAGGGACTTGCGGATAATCTAAAAAAGTTGTTGGACGAAATAGGTATTCACAAAGCAGTGCTCTGCGGCTATTCTCACGGTGGATTGGTTGCCCAGGAATTTGCGTTGAAGTATCCTGAACAGTCAGAAGCTTTGATCTTGTCTGGTGGATTTTCAAAGATTGATACCCTTATCCCGAAGCTTGTAATTAAGTTAGTACAGCTGATGGTTAAATTCGGTCAAGTGTCTCTTGCTGCAAAATGGCAGGCGAAATTCCATAAATGTGATCATGATGATGAAAAGGAGATATTTGGGTTAGCCAGGCAATCGGATGCCCAACGCACGTATGAATATATCAAATCAGGACTTCATTATGATTCCACCAGCAAGCTTCATAAGCTTGAAATGCCTATCCTTCTGATTTACGGTTCGCTGGAAAAGCCGATGCACCGCTATTCCATTCCTTTTCAAAAAAAAGCTCCGCAAACACAAGTGGTGTATATAAAGCACGGCACCCATCAGCTGCCACCCAGGTCACATCAGGAATTCAATGCGATTTTCGACGCTTTTTTAAAGTCTCTCAATGATAACAAAGAGAATCAAGCAGGACTGGGGTAG